The sequence ATAGATTATCGTTCTTCTACTTCAGGTTTACCAAGATTCATTTCCTCTGATAGACAAATTATGTTCCCTGGCAAAAATAAAATGGAAATTATTAACACTGGAATCAAAAATTCCAACCTGGGAAAATCAATTTTCCCAGATAAAGAATTATGGCAGGAAGGCACAGAAATATATTACGGTAATCCTTTAACAAATGAATTTGTAAAACTTGATCCAATTCCTGGTGCTCAATACATTAATCTCGTTTTATCACCCGATAAAACAAAAGCTGCATTTGAGGTTTATGGCGGGAATATGTTTTCAATGAATATTTCTGGAATCGGTTTAATTGATTTAGGAAAAGGAGAAAGACCACAATGGTCGCCGGAAAGCAATTATTTAGTTTATATGAATACACAAGATGATGGTCACCAGTTTTTAGCTTCAGATATATTTACAATAAAGAGCGATGGAACGGAAAAAACTCAAATCACTTTTTCTGATGATATGATCGAGATGAATCCTTGCTGGGCTCCGGATGGAAGAAGGATTGCTTTTAATGATATGAAAAGCGGCTCGATTTATCTAATTGAAATTACCAGATAACTTACTTAAGGAATATTGAAATGAAGTTTTTATATAAATTATTGTTTATCAAATTTGTTCTGATTAGTTCCTTATTTGCACAGGTAACAGGTTTGAGCGGCTGGAATATCTTTTTGGATCCTGGACACAGCCAGAATGAAAATATGGGTGTTTATAATCTTTCGGAAGCAAAAAAGAATCTTAGAGTGGCGATTTATCTCCGCGATTTATTATTAAATACAACTGATATTGACACAGTTTATTTATCGCGCACAAACGATCAGGAGAGTGTTGGTTTAAGTCAAAGATCAAGCTTAGCAAATCAGCTAAATACACAATGGTACCATTCAATCCATAGCGATGCAGGAGATCCTAATTCTACAAATACACTTTTATTATGGGGCATGTATTACAACGGAACGGAAAAAGTTCCTAATGGTGGAATGGCAATGAGTGATATTATGGTAAAACTACTTACAGATGCCATGCGATGTAAAACATCCGGTTCGATTGGTGATTGTCATTTTTATGGTGCGTGTACACAAGATTGGATTGGTCCATATCTCCACGTAAACAGAGAAACAATCATGCCTTCGGAATTAAGTGAAGCCGGTTATCATACAAATCCAGGGCAGAACCAACTTAATATGAATGCTGAATACAAGAAACTTCAAGCTTATTCTTTGTACTGGTCAATCCTTGATTACCATAAAATAGCCCGTCCACAAGTGGGCATCTGTGCTGGAATAATTTCTGACCTTGAATCAGGATTGGCAATAAACGGTGCCGTTATAAAGATTGGCGATAAAATTTACACAACTGATACCTACGAATCGGTTTTTAAAAATTATAGTAATGATCCAACTCAATTAAGAAATGGTTTTTACTTTGTTGAAAGTTTGCCAAACGATTCAGTTCTGGTAGAAGTTCAGGCAGATGGTTACATTAATTCTTCTACAAAAGTTTATATCAAAAACGATTTTTTTACCTTCAAAGATATCAAGCTGGTATCATTCACTCCACCTGTGGTTTTATCGGTTATACCTGCGGCTGACTCAATCTACCCCGGTAAGGATAACATAATAATTCAATTTAGTCGCCCAATGAACACATCATCTGTTGAAAGCAGTTTAACGATGCAGCCTTCTGGTTTCATTTCATTTGTATGGAGCGATGGAGATAAAAAATTAACAATTAAAACTGACAGTCTGAAATACAATTTAAACTATTCGTTTACTGTTTCTGGAAATTCTACTGATAAATATGATCATCCTTTTGATGGAAACATTGATGGAATAGGTGGAGATGATTTTTCATTTTCGGTTACAACAAAAGTTCAGGATAGTTTTCCACCAGTAATTATTGATGTTCGACCAGCATCCACCGATATGGAAATTGAAGCACAACCGATCATTTCCGTTTCTTTTAATGAACCACTTAGTACAGCAGGATTATCCGGCAAGATAAAAATTGTTAAAAGTTCCGATCAATCAACAGTAGCCGGAGTGTTAAAATATTTCGTGGTTGGCGAAAAAAGTGTGCTTCAATTTTTCCCGACTTCCGAATTACTACGGGGTGAAGCTTATGAAATAATCGTTTCTCCAAATGTTAGTGATGTATATGGAAATGAAATTCAGAGTGAAAGTAAATTTATTTTTAAACCTGCCTGGTATTTTATGGGTTCAACAATAATTGAAAACTTTGACGGTGCTTTTCTTACAAATTGGTGGCAGCCTCAGCAAAGCGGCACCACAAGTGGAATTCTAACATCGGAAACTAACTTCAATGCCGATAAAAAAATATTTAACTATGTAACCAAAAGTACCCAAAGCATGTGCTTTAATTATGGATGGGACACTTCTGCAAATGAATGGATAATCCGTGAATATCTATCTGGTGGGACACCTAAAAGTGTTCAATTCGATTCGTTCGGCAATTTCTTACAGGTTTATGTTTTTGGTGATGGAAATGGAAATAAAGTTAGATTTTGCGTGAATGATAATGTTGGTGGCGCAACCAGTACATATGAAGTTAGCAAATGGTACAAAGTTGATTGGATCGGCTGGAAATTAATCCAATGGAATTTAACTCAGGATTCTCTGGGAACCTGGATTGGCAACGGTAGTTTGGATGGAAAGTTGAGGTTTGATAGTTTCCAAATGACTTATACTCCAGGCAGCACAAATACCGGCACATATTATTTTGATGATTTGAGAATAGTAAAAAAGGCATGGACAGGTGTTGATGATAATGAATTAGCTTTACCATCAAAATTTTTATTAAAGCAGAATTATCCAAATCCATTTAATCCAACTACGATTATCAGGTATCAGCTGCCGGAAAATTCATTTATAACATTAAAGATTTTCGACGTATTGGGGAGGGAAGTATCAACTTTGGTTGAAGGAAATAAGCAAGCAGGAAGTTATAGTATTAGCTTTGAAGCTAATTCGTTACCGAGTGGAATTTACATTTATCAATTGAAGGCGGAAAAATTTTCTGATAGTAAAAAAATGTTGTTGATCCGGTAATAAGTATACAAATACCTTGCTAATCGAAATAATTATTTATCGTTTATAAATTACAATTATTTTGCGATAATAAAATTGTAATTGATTCAGGTAGATTGGCAAACAGAAAATATTTTTATACATCAACAACGGAGATTTTAATAAAATTAATAAATTCAATTTAAATACTTCTTTAAATGCTGCAAATATGA is a genomic window of Ignavibacteriales bacterium containing:
- a CDS encoding Ig-like domain-containing protein, whose translation is MKFLYKLLFIKFVLISSLFAQVTGLSGWNIFLDPGHSQNENMGVYNLSEAKKNLRVAIYLRDLLLNTTDIDTVYLSRTNDQESVGLSQRSSLANQLNTQWYHSIHSDAGDPNSTNTLLLWGMYYNGTEKVPNGGMAMSDIMVKLLTDAMRCKTSGSIGDCHFYGACTQDWIGPYLHVNRETIMPSELSEAGYHTNPGQNQLNMNAEYKKLQAYSLYWSILDYHKIARPQVGICAGIISDLESGLAINGAVIKIGDKIYTTDTYESVFKNYSNDPTQLRNGFYFVESLPNDSVLVEVQADGYINSSTKVYIKNDFFTFKDIKLVSFTPPVVLSVIPAADSIYPGKDNIIIQFSRPMNTSSVESSLTMQPSGFISFVWSDGDKKLTIKTDSLKYNLNYSFTVSGNSTDKYDHPFDGNIDGIGGDDFSFSVTTKVQDSFPPVIIDVRPASTDMEIEAQPIISVSFNEPLSTAGLSGKIKIVKSSDQSTVAGVLKYFVVGEKSVLQFFPTSELLRGEAYEIIVSPNVSDVYGNEIQSESKFIFKPAWYFMGSTIIENFDGAFLTNWWQPQQSGTTSGILTSETNFNADKKIFNYVTKSTQSMCFNYGWDTSANEWIIREYLSGGTPKSVQFDSFGNFLQVYVFGDGNGNKVRFCVNDNVGGATSTYEVSKWYKVDWIGWKLIQWNLTQDSLGTWIGNGSLDGKLRFDSFQMTYTPGSTNTGTYYFDDLRIVKKAWTGVDDNELALPSKFLLKQNYPNPFNPTTIIRYQLPENSFITLKIFDVLGREVSTLVEGNKQAGSYSISFEANSLPSGIYIYQLKAEKFSDSKKMLLIR